One Aegilops tauschii subsp. strangulata cultivar AL8/78 chromosome 7, Aet v6.0, whole genome shotgun sequence genomic window carries:
- the LOC109734084 gene encoding uncharacterized protein yields MPPVLSFTDTISDISPYIPITLDLTSHNYYHWRHLFEVHLGRCNLRSHVDATAVPQSHDPPWVKDDLAIIQWTYMRVSTEIFNLVFREAAAAAGLWAALQQLFQENIDARTNLLHTELRNTVQADSSLSVYYQRLRSIADELRELGDIVEDRQLINILLIGLSEQFDKQASFIPMMRPQPSFAEVRSILQWADRAQTNKDARPQLFAAVPREPHLPTAYDALGAHSFTVAGPKCATSSYATCRYALASFT; encoded by the exons ATGCCTCCGGTGCTCTCCTTCACCGATACAATCTCCGATATTAGTCCCTATATCCCCATTACCCTCGATCTCACCtcccacaactactaccattggcGCCACCTCTTCGAAGTTCACCTCGGGCGCTGCAATCTTCGCTCCCACGTCGACGCCACCGCCGTGCCGCAATCGCATGATCCCCCATGGGTCAAGGATGACCTCGCTATCATCCAATGGACCTACATGCGTGTCTCCACTGAGATCTTCAATCTCGTCTTTcgggaagccgccgccgccgccggtctcTGGGCGGCCCTGCAGCAGTTGTTTCAAGAAAACATCGATGCTCGCACCAATCTACTCCACACCGAGCTCAGGAATACGGTGCAAGCCGACTCCTCCCTCAGTGTCTACTACCAACGCCTCAGGTCCATCGCCGACGAACTACGTGAACTTGGTGATATCGTTGAAGACCGGCAGCTTATCAACATCCTCCTCATCGGGCTCAGCGAACAGTTCGACAAGCAGGCTTCTTTCATACCCATGATGCGGCCCCAGCCAAGCTTTGCCGAGGTGCGCTCTATCCTCCAGTGGGCCGACCGTGCTCAAACCAACAAGGACGCTCGCCCTCAGCTCTTCGCCGCCGTTCCGCGTG AACCCCATCTACCGACCGCCTACGACGCGCTCGGCGCCCACTCCTTCACCGTCGCCGGCCCCAAGTGCGCCACCAGCAGCTACGCCACCTGCAGGTACGCCTTGGCGTCCTTCACATGA
- the LOC109734085 gene encoding aspartic proteinase Asp1 produces MPGSPVCGPILVPQDSSRLASRLTPSQPTHAYHGAPSYGAPYYADGGHYYTPPSALLPSPSYQPALLSSPPALALLPSPSYQPALLPTPTSGTPQSWDQAAFIQAMNNFASQGNTAMQEEYSALTENNTWQLVPRPSNTNIVSGKWVFGQKFHSDGTLSRYKARWWWLDLVLYICFYILCSCGYDQQVGKNGAVQAATDGLLGLGRGSVSLVSQLKQHDITKNVFAHCLSTNGGGFLYFGEDIVSTSWSRATMARSTSGNYYSPAAGTLYFDKRPLGVKPTEVVFDSGSTYTYFAAQPYQATVSAIQAGLSKSLTKVCDPSLPLCWKGQKVFKSVSDIKKEFKSLFMRFSKNTAMEIAPENYLIVTKNGNVCLGILDGSVAKLNFNIIGDITMQDQLVIYDNEKGQLGWARGSCSRGTKYIICSFTWYLLIIQVLAHPLKSWIYHY; encoded by the exons ATGCCTGGCAGCCCGGTGTGCGGCCCCATACTGGTGCCCCAGGACTCCTCACGCCTAGCCAGCCGACTCACGCCTAGCCAGCCGACTCACGCCTACCATGGTGCTCCATCATATGGCGCTCCCTACTACGCTGACGGAGGCCACTACTACACCCCACCGTCGGCTCTACTGCCATCGCCGTCGTaccagccggctctgctgtcgTCGCCTCCAGCGTTGGCTCTACTGCCCTCGCCGTCGTACCAGCCGGCCCTGCTGCCAACACCGACATCTGGTACACCGCAAAGCTGGGACCAAGCCGCCTTCATCCAGGCCATGAACAATTTTGCCTCCCAAGGCAACACAG ctatgcaagaagaatattCGGCCCTTACTGAAAATAATACTTGGCAGCTTGTTCCTCGTCCTTCCAACACCAACATTGTCTCTGGTAAGTGGGTGTTTGGTCAGAAGTTTCACTCCGATGGTACTCTTTCTCGCTACAAAGCTCGTTGG TGGTGGCTGGATTTAGTTCTTTATATCTGCTTCTATATTTTGTGTAGCTGTGGCTATGACCAGCAGGTGGGAAAGAATGGGGCAGTGCAGGCAGCGACAGATGGCTTGCTTGGGCTTGGGAGGGGATCAGTTAGCTTGGTCTCGCAACTCAAGCAGCACGACATCACCAAGAATGTATTTGCCCATTGCCTCAGTACGAACGGAGGAGGGTTCCTCTACTTTGGGGAAGATATCGTGTCTACCTCATGGTCACGTGCAACGATGGCTCGTAGCACATCTGG GAATTACTACTCACCTGCTGCAGGAACACTTTACTTCGATAAACGCCCACTAGGTGTGAAGCCAACGGAGGTGGTATTTGATAGCGGTAGCACCTATACGTACTTTGCTGCCCAGCCATACCAAGCGACTGTTTCTGCG ATCCAAGCTGGTCTCAGCAAGTCACTTACCAAGGTGTGTGACCCCAGTCTACCTCTTTGCTGGAAAGGGCAGAAAGTGTTTAAATCTGTGTCTGACATCAAGAAGGAGTTCAAATCACTCTTCATGAGGTTTTCGAAGAATACAGCCATGGAGATCGCTCCTGAAAACTACCTCATTGTTACC AAAAATGGAAATGTGTGCTTGGGCATTCTTGACGGGTCGGTGGCTAAACTTAATTTCAACATAATTGG AGATATCACAATGCAGGATCAGTTGGTAATTTATGACAATGAGAAAGGGCAACTTGGATGGGCCCGTGGATCATGCAGTAGGGGCACTAAGTATATTATATGTTCATTTACATGGTATTTGCTTATAATCCAAGTTTTAGCCCATCCGTTAAAAAGCTGGATATATCATTATTGA